One genomic region from Conexibacter woesei Iso977N encodes:
- a CDS encoding adenylate/guanylate cyclase domain-containing protein translates to MDRLPLPEHPTLRAVAERLEERRHVAEVWDADWRFAYATTDYLVSCGTTTAAALRLVGLAYDAPEMTAERATWPGFATEESWATIAKHLRPMIEGTVRQESLTFDDGELKFGRRTLPFQVLTVRLLDDRGSLAGTVNVIVPGLSGAALSLLASGDHRSLERLLDTSRPARRRAALLFADLEGSSALARSLPAAEYFRLIRRLMSRADAAIVDRGGLVGRHAGDGLSALFLADQIGSESATARACIEAAQAIAAEQPDGLSVRFGLHWAATPFVGNLLTSGRTEVTALGDEMNEAARIEACAAGGRLLASKALIERLESGDAAALRIDPAALRFTPLGELPGAPEKARRDAPSLAVCDLTAPR, encoded by the coding sequence GTGGACCGTCTCCCGCTGCCCGAGCACCCCACGCTGCGCGCCGTCGCCGAGCGGCTGGAGGAGCGCCGTCACGTCGCGGAGGTGTGGGACGCGGACTGGCGCTTCGCCTACGCGACCACCGACTACCTGGTGTCGTGCGGGACGACGACGGCCGCGGCGCTGCGCCTCGTCGGCCTCGCCTACGACGCGCCCGAGATGACGGCGGAGCGCGCGACGTGGCCCGGTTTCGCCACCGAGGAGAGCTGGGCGACGATCGCCAAGCACCTGCGGCCCATGATCGAGGGCACGGTGCGCCAGGAGTCGCTGACGTTCGACGACGGCGAGCTGAAGTTCGGGCGCCGCACGCTCCCGTTCCAGGTGCTGACCGTGCGGCTGCTCGATGACCGCGGGTCGCTGGCGGGCACCGTGAACGTCATCGTCCCCGGCCTGTCCGGCGCGGCGCTGTCGCTGCTGGCCTCCGGCGACCACCGCTCGCTGGAGCGGCTGCTCGACACCTCACGGCCCGCGCGCCGCCGCGCCGCGCTGCTGTTCGCCGACCTCGAGGGCTCCTCCGCGCTCGCGCGCAGCCTCCCGGCCGCCGAGTACTTCAGGTTGATCCGGCGCCTGATGAGCCGCGCGGACGCCGCGATCGTCGACCGCGGCGGGCTCGTCGGCAGGCACGCGGGCGACGGGCTGTCCGCACTGTTCCTCGCCGACCAGATCGGGTCGGAGTCCGCGACCGCGCGCGCGTGCATCGAGGCGGCGCAGGCGATCGCCGCCGAGCAGCCGGACGGGCTGAGCGTGCGCTTCGGCCTGCACTGGGCCGCGACGCCGTTCGTCGGCAACCTCCTGACGTCCGGCCGGACCGAGGTCACGGCGCTCGGCGACGAGATGAACGAGGCCGCGCGGATCGAGGCGTGCGCCGCCGGCGGCCGGCTGCTGGCGTCCAAGGCGCTGATCGAGCGGCTCGAGTCCGGTGACGCGGCGGCGCTGCGGATCGACCCGGCGGCGCTGCGCTTCACGCCGCTGGGCGAACTGCCCGGCGCGCCGGAGAAGGCACGCCGGGACGCGCCGTCGCTGGCGGTCTGCGACCTCACCGCGCCGCGCTAG
- a CDS encoding low temperature requirement protein A has protein sequence MTTATPHLRPRGAGIGAQPVTTVELFFDLVYVFAVTQLSHLILGDPTAAGVGRAALLLLIVWWAWIYTTWMVNWFDPASPQVRGVLTGVMLASLLMAAALPGAFGDDGWLFAAAYVVLQVGRNAAAASLLSRDHALRDVFERLVGWSAASGALWLAGAALPGDRRLLLWAPAVLLDLCAPFAGYWLPGRGRGTTSDWDIEGGHFTERCEAFIIIALGESIVVTGATAAAAGLDARTVLALALAFVETAALWWVYFGLIADGSHEVMRRCADPGRLARDAYTYLHVPIIAGIIGVAVADDLLISHPHELTSRFGLAMALGGPALYLLGGALFRARLLGVHPSKQPLQEGTTS, from the coding sequence GTGACCACCGCGACCCCTCACCTGCGCCCGCGCGGAGCGGGCATCGGCGCGCAGCCGGTGACGACCGTCGAGCTGTTCTTCGACCTCGTCTACGTCTTCGCGGTCACCCAGCTGTCGCACCTGATCCTCGGCGACCCCACGGCCGCCGGGGTCGGGCGCGCAGCGTTGTTGTTGTTGATCGTCTGGTGGGCGTGGATCTACACGACGTGGATGGTCAACTGGTTCGACCCGGCCTCGCCGCAGGTCCGGGGCGTCCTGACCGGCGTGATGCTCGCGAGCCTGCTGATGGCCGCGGCGCTGCCGGGCGCGTTCGGCGACGACGGCTGGCTGTTCGCCGCTGCCTACGTCGTCCTGCAGGTCGGTCGCAACGCCGCGGCGGCGTCGCTGCTGTCGCGCGACCACGCGCTGCGCGACGTCTTCGAGCGGCTCGTCGGCTGGAGCGCCGCGTCGGGCGCGCTGTGGCTCGCGGGCGCCGCGCTGCCCGGCGACCGCCGCCTGCTGCTGTGGGCCCCGGCCGTCCTGCTCGACCTCTGCGCGCCGTTCGCCGGCTACTGGCTGCCGGGCCGCGGGCGCGGGACGACGAGCGACTGGGACATCGAGGGCGGCCACTTCACCGAGCGCTGCGAGGCGTTCATCATCATCGCGCTGGGCGAGTCGATCGTCGTCACCGGCGCGACCGCCGCAGCGGCGGGGCTCGACGCGCGGACCGTGCTCGCGCTCGCCCTGGCGTTCGTCGAGACCGCGGCGTTGTGGTGGGTCTACTTCGGCCTGATCGCTGACGGCTCGCACGAGGTGATGCGGCGCTGCGCCGACCCCGGGCGGCTGGCGCGCGACGCCTACACCTACCTCCACGTCCCGATCATCGCCGGGATCATCGGCGTCGCGGTCGCCGACGACCTCCTGATCTCCCACCCGCACGAGCTGACGTCGCGCTTCGGCCTCGCGATGGCGCTCGGCGGCCCTGCCCTCTACCTGCTCGGCGGCGCGCTGTTCCGTGCGCGGCTGCTGGGCGTCCATCCAAGCAAGCAACCCCTACAAGAAGGAACGACATCATGA
- a CDS encoding SDR family oxidoreductase, with protein MAPVVVTGGSGFLALHTIAALLERGHRVRATVRTPVRALLVREVLDRHGVDAGDRLTFAEADLLADDGWAEAVAGCEHVLHLASPFPAVDPEHEDMVVVPARDGTLRVLRAARDAGVRRVVVTSSFAAVGYGRSLPAEHVFTEADWTPPDATGVRAYIRSKAVAERAAWDFVQRDGGGLELCAICPTAILGPVLGPEHSASIGLVEGLLNGSMAAGIPRLSLAVADVRDVAALHLAAMIAPQAAGERFIAAASDGLWLADVARVLRERLAEPIAARLPSVELPDPSAQLLHVSGAKARNVLGWRPRAPEITILETALSLMPEPGAAWSSRPAV; from the coding sequence ATGGCGCCCGTCGTGGTCACCGGCGGCTCCGGCTTCCTCGCGCTGCACACGATCGCCGCGCTGCTGGAACGCGGGCACCGCGTCCGGGCGACCGTCCGGACGCCGGTCCGCGCGCTGCTGGTGCGGGAGGTCCTGGACCGACATGGTGTGGATGCCGGCGATCGCCTGACGTTCGCCGAGGCCGACCTGCTCGCCGACGACGGCTGGGCCGAGGCGGTCGCCGGCTGCGAGCACGTCCTGCATCTGGCCTCGCCGTTCCCGGCCGTCGACCCCGAGCACGAGGACATGGTGGTGGTCCCCGCGCGCGACGGGACGCTGCGGGTGCTGCGTGCCGCGCGCGATGCCGGCGTTCGGCGCGTCGTCGTCACGTCGTCGTTCGCGGCGGTCGGCTACGGGCGCTCGCTGCCCGCCGAGCACGTGTTCACCGAGGCCGATTGGACGCCGCCGGACGCGACCGGCGTGCGGGCCTACATCCGCTCCAAGGCCGTCGCCGAGCGCGCGGCCTGGGACTTCGTGCAACGCGACGGCGGCGGCCTGGAGCTGTGCGCGATCTGCCCGACCGCGATCCTCGGCCCGGTCCTGGGACCGGAGCACTCGGCGTCGATCGGGCTGGTCGAGGGGTTGTTGAACGGGTCGATGGCCGCCGGGATCCCGCGGCTGTCGCTGGCCGTCGCCGACGTCCGCGACGTCGCCGCGCTGCACCTCGCCGCGATGATCGCGCCGCAGGCAGCGGGCGAGCGCTTCATCGCGGCGGCGAGCGACGGGCTCTGGCTGGCCGACGTCGCGCGCGTGCTGCGCGAGCGCCTGGCGGAGCCGATCGCCGCGAGGCTTCCGTCAGTCGAGCTCCCCGACCCGTCCGCGCAGCTCCTCCACGTCTCGGGGGCGAAGGCCCGCAACGTGCTCGGCTGGCGCCCGCGCGCCCCCGAGATCACGATCCTCGAGACCGCGCTGAGCCTGATGCCGGAGCCGGGAGCCGCCTGGTCGTCGAGGCCGGCGGTCTAG
- a CDS encoding ester cyclase, which translates to MTAAADVRARREQLVLDHFHDEVAQQWDDVLSTFPHPRYEIVPTQTVHDGGAAVRGYYDETRRAFPDQRHEMIALRHADDAVITEFYLLGTHLGPLGPVPATGASFKVRMTAYFVFRGDDELVCERIYFDQLSFLRQLLGGIDLKSFGGVLLLLKVLRGFGKMSRAPKDIIPDGDEETVAGPTVRRDG; encoded by the coding sequence ATGACCGCCGCCGCCGACGTCCGCGCCCGCAGAGAGCAGCTCGTCCTCGACCACTTCCACGACGAGGTCGCCCAGCAGTGGGACGACGTGCTGTCGACGTTCCCCCATCCGCGCTACGAGATCGTCCCGACCCAGACCGTCCACGACGGCGGCGCCGCGGTGCGCGGCTACTACGACGAGACCCGCCGGGCGTTCCCCGACCAGCGCCACGAGATGATCGCCCTGCGCCACGCCGACGACGCGGTCATCACCGAGTTCTACCTGCTCGGCACCCACCTCGGCCCGCTCGGCCCGGTGCCCGCGACCGGCGCCTCCTTCAAGGTCCGCATGACCGCCTACTTCGTCTTCCGCGGCGACGACGAGCTGGTCTGCGAGCGCATCTACTTCGACCAGCTCTCGTTCCTGCGCCAGCTCCTGGGCGGGATCGACCTGAAGTCCTTCGGCGGGGTGCTGCTGTTGTTGAAGGTCTTGCGCGGCTTCGGGAAGATGAGCCGCGCGCCCAAGGACATCATCCCCGACGGCGACGAGGAGACCGTGGCGGGGCCGACCGTCCGCCGCGACGGCTAG
- a CDS encoding response regulator transcription factor, translating into MAAPPRVLIADDHLLLRAGLSRLLADAGMEVVAEAGDADDLLRKVAAHRPDVAIVDIQMPPDQTDDGLRAAMRIRREHPEVGVLVLSQHADERYALDLIGDDASGVGYLLKDRVGDVDEFAGAVRRVAHGGSALDPKIVSLMVGRRRTDDPLENLSPRERDVLGLMAEGKSNAGIAAALRVTPAAVEKHVTRIFGKLQLGHEPSEHRRVLAVLALLRATR; encoded by the coding sequence ATGGCGGCGCCGCCCCGAGTCCTGATCGCCGATGACCACCTGCTGCTCCGCGCCGGTCTGTCGCGGCTGCTGGCGGACGCCGGGATGGAGGTCGTCGCCGAGGCGGGCGATGCCGATGACCTGCTGCGCAAGGTCGCCGCGCACCGGCCGGATGTCGCGATCGTCGACATCCAGATGCCGCCCGACCAGACCGACGACGGGCTGCGCGCGGCGATGCGGATCCGGCGCGAGCATCCGGAGGTCGGGGTGCTCGTGCTCTCCCAGCACGCCGACGAGCGCTACGCGCTGGACCTGATCGGCGACGACGCCTCAGGCGTCGGCTACCTGCTCAAGGACCGCGTGGGCGACGTCGACGAGTTCGCCGGCGCGGTCCGGCGCGTGGCCCACGGCGGCAGCGCGCTCGATCCCAAGATCGTGTCCTTGATGGTCGGCCGGCGGCGCACCGACGACCCGCTGGAGAACCTGTCGCCGCGCGAGCGCGACGTGCTCGGGCTGATGGCCGAGGGCAAGTCCAACGCCGGGATCGCCGCCGCGCTGAGGGTCACGCCCGCGGCGGTCGAGAAGCACGTCACGCGGATCTTCGGGAAGCTGCAGCTGGGCCACGAGCCGTCCGAGCACCGCCGCGTGCTCGCGGTCCTGGCGCTGCTGCGCGCGACCCGCTAG
- a CDS encoding dihydrolipoyl dehydrogenase family protein, translated as MSESYDYDVIMIGAGAPGEHGAAALAEGGLKVAVVERELVGGECSYYACIPSKTLLRPGEAVHDAHDAESDAEVVVERALAWRDFQVSDYDDTNAARWLTDHDITVLRGTGRLAGTGTVEVTDGSGAGTYTAAHVVLANGADAIVPPVPGLRELDGLWTNREVTGMKAVPRRLLILGGGPVGVEMAQAVRRLGGEAVVIERAEHVLSREPRPLGEALAEVLRADGIELVLGAEMVEAKRDGDDYVVVLKDGTELRGDKLLCATGRAARVHDIGLETVGIEPDRRGVPVDARMQVADRLWALGDITGLWPFTHTGKYQSEIVAANIINKKPREASYDAVPRVVYTDPQAAAVGAAEAEFSGTGSVAFTAKMETYSRQYATANGFLTLLSDGHVLTGAYALGPEAGEWLQQATLAIRAQIPLEVLADTIQPFPTFSEVFVEALKELTKAIG; from the coding sequence ATGAGCGAGTCCTATGACTACGACGTGATCATGATCGGCGCGGGCGCGCCGGGCGAGCACGGCGCCGCCGCGCTCGCCGAGGGCGGGCTGAAGGTCGCCGTCGTCGAGCGCGAGCTCGTCGGCGGCGAGTGCTCGTACTACGCGTGCATCCCGTCCAAGACGCTGCTGCGCCCCGGCGAGGCCGTCCACGACGCGCACGACGCCGAGTCCGACGCGGAGGTGGTGGTCGAGCGCGCGCTCGCGTGGCGCGACTTCCAGGTCTCCGACTACGACGACACCAACGCGGCGAGGTGGCTGACCGACCACGACATCACCGTCCTGCGGGGCACCGGCCGGCTGGCCGGGACCGGGACCGTGGAGGTCACCGACGGCTCCGGCGCGGGCACCTACACGGCGGCGCACGTGGTCCTGGCCAACGGCGCCGACGCGATCGTCCCCCCGGTCCCGGGCCTGCGCGAGCTCGACGGGCTGTGGACCAACCGCGAGGTCACCGGCATGAAGGCCGTGCCGCGGCGGCTGCTGATCCTCGGCGGCGGTCCGGTCGGCGTCGAGATGGCGCAGGCGGTCCGGCGTCTCGGTGGAGAGGCAGTCGTGATCGAGCGCGCCGAGCACGTCCTGTCGCGCGAGCCGCGGCCGCTGGGCGAGGCGCTCGCCGAGGTGCTGCGCGCCGACGGGATCGAGCTGGTCCTCGGCGCCGAGATGGTCGAGGCCAAGCGCGACGGCGACGACTACGTGGTGGTGTTGAAGGACGGCACCGAGCTGCGCGGCGACAAGCTGCTGTGCGCGACCGGCCGCGCTGCGCGCGTGCACGACATCGGGCTGGAGACCGTCGGCATCGAACCCGACCGCAGGGGCGTCCCGGTCGACGCGCGGATGCAGGTCGCCGACCGGCTCTGGGCGCTGGGCGACATCACCGGCCTGTGGCCGTTCACCCACACCGGCAAGTACCAGTCCGAGATCGTCGCGGCCAACATCATCAACAAGAAGCCGCGCGAGGCGTCCTACGACGCGGTCCCGCGCGTCGTCTACACCGACCCGCAGGCCGCCGCGGTCGGCGCGGCCGAGGCCGAGTTCTCGGGGACCGGCTCGGTGGCGTTCACGGCCAAGATGGAGACCTACTCGCGCCAGTACGCGACCGCGAACGGGTTCCTGACGCTGCTGAGCGACGGCCACGTCCTGACCGGCGCCTACGCGCTCGGCCCGGAGGCCGGCGAGTGGCTGCAGCAGGCGACGCTGGCGATCCGGGCGCAGATCCCGCTCGAGGTCCTGGCCGACACGATCCAGCCGTTCCCGACGTTCAGCGAGGTGTTCGTGGAGGCGCTGAAGGAGCTGACCAAGGCCATCGGCTAG
- a CDS encoding SDR family oxidoreductase, translating to MKIVVIGGSGRIGSNVVRRLVALGHDPVPASPSTGVDTITGEGLDEVMQGADAVIDVANAPVWEDDAVRDFFVTSSRNLLAAEKKAGVKHHLAVSIVGCDLLPDSGYLRAKVAQEAEITKDSTTYTILRCTQFFEFLGQITEAGADGDTVRLPTGLMQLVAADDVAATVTELVLGAPAGLVELGGPEALGVDAWARRLFAATGDQREVIGDPDAEYFGTLLRGGELTPGEGARIGKLGFDAWWAREMDPERAS from the coding sequence ATGAAGATCGTGGTCATCGGCGGCAGCGGCAGGATCGGCTCCAACGTCGTGCGGCGCCTCGTGGCGCTCGGGCACGACCCGGTCCCGGCCTCGCCCTCGACGGGCGTGGACACCATCACCGGTGAGGGTCTCGACGAGGTCATGCAGGGCGCCGACGCCGTCATCGACGTCGCCAACGCGCCGGTCTGGGAGGACGACGCGGTTCGCGACTTCTTCGTCACCTCGTCGCGCAACCTGCTCGCCGCGGAGAAGAAGGCGGGCGTGAAGCACCACCTGGCGGTCTCGATCGTCGGCTGCGACCTGCTCCCGGACTCCGGCTACCTGCGCGCGAAGGTCGCCCAGGAGGCCGAGATCACCAAGGACTCGACCACGTACACCATCTTGCGGTGCACGCAGTTCTTCGAGTTCCTCGGCCAGATCACCGAGGCCGGGGCCGACGGCGACACGGTGCGGCTGCCGACCGGGCTGATGCAGCTCGTCGCCGCCGACGACGTCGCCGCGACCGTCACCGAGCTGGTGCTCGGCGCGCCGGCCGGGCTCGTCGAGCTCGGTGGCCCGGAGGCGCTCGGCGTCGACGCGTGGGCGCGGCGGCTGTTCGCGGCGACCGGGGACCAGCGCGAGGTCATCGGCGACCCCGACGCCGAGTACTTCGGGACGCTGCTGCGCGGCGGCGAGCTGACGCCGGGCGAGGGCGCCCGGATCGGCAAGCTCGGCTTCGACGCGTGGTGGGCGCGCGAGATGGATCCGGAGCGCGCGTCATGA
- a CDS encoding response regulator, translated as MARILIADDDARFRGLARRTVAARGHAVVGEAADAAAALALARTETPDVALVDVHLGADSGWALAAELRALGVPRVVMVSSDPDALHGAPDDLRDRVAFTPKPALAALSL; from the coding sequence ATGGCCCGGATCCTGATCGCCGACGACGACGCGCGCTTCCGCGGCCTGGCCCGCCGGACCGTCGCGGCGCGCGGCCACGCGGTCGTCGGCGAGGCCGCCGACGCGGCGGCCGCGCTCGCCCTCGCACGCACCGAGACGCCCGACGTCGCACTGGTCGACGTCCACCTCGGCGCCGACTCCGGCTGGGCGCTGGCGGCGGAGCTCCGCGCGCTCGGCGTCCCCCGCGTCGTCATGGTCTCCAGCGACCCCGACGCCCTCCACGGCGCACCCGACGACCTCCGTGACCGCGTCGCCTTCACGCCCAAGCCGGCCCTCGCCGCGCTGTCGCTCTGA
- a CDS encoding LysR family transcriptional regulator, with translation MEIRQLRYFVAVAEDQHFRRASARLHVAQPAVSEQIRKLEAELGVRLLDRTSRSVRLTAGGAAFFEDARRILHDVDGAGHSARRAAARGQWRVRLGFTLHALPPVIGTTLARLRTAGARVDVDLATAAARTLLQQVRDGQLDAAVVCLPAATAGLRVNVAAVEPLVAMVPGARGAPDAGPAAFPAIALERLAAGRVLLPRRDIDPACHDATVAAFHGAGVGIEVVESAAETLEQLLLEVLSGAGATLLPQSAAARNSVPGLTAVPLAVAAGGTAPSVPMGIVTRDEAPGPVLARLLDELEQASQSLRARRAAVAAMAEVDLAEAA, from the coding sequence ATGGAGATCAGACAGCTGCGCTACTTCGTGGCCGTGGCCGAGGACCAGCACTTCCGGCGCGCGTCGGCGCGGCTGCACGTCGCGCAGCCCGCGGTCAGCGAGCAGATCCGCAAGCTGGAGGCCGAGCTCGGCGTCCGGCTGCTGGACCGCACGTCACGGTCGGTCAGGCTGACCGCCGGGGGCGCGGCGTTCTTCGAGGACGCCAGGCGGATCCTGCACGACGTCGACGGCGCCGGGCACAGCGCCCGGCGCGCGGCGGCGCGCGGGCAGTGGCGGGTGCGGCTCGGGTTCACGCTGCACGCGCTGCCGCCGGTGATCGGGACGACGCTCGCGCGCCTGCGCACGGCGGGCGCCCGCGTTGACGTGGATCTCGCGACGGCGGCGGCGCGCACGCTGCTGCAGCAGGTCCGCGACGGCCAGCTCGACGCGGCGGTCGTGTGCCTGCCGGCCGCGACCGCAGGGCTGCGCGTGAACGTCGCGGCGGTCGAGCCGCTGGTGGCGATGGTCCCGGGCGCGCGCGGCGCGCCCGACGCGGGGCCGGCGGCGTTCCCGGCGATCGCGCTGGAGCGGCTGGCGGCCGGGCGCGTGCTGCTGCCGCGTCGCGACATCGACCCGGCCTGCCACGACGCGACGGTCGCGGCCTTCCACGGCGCGGGCGTCGGGATCGAGGTGGTGGAGTCGGCCGCCGAGACGCTGGAGCAGCTGTTGTTGGAGGTGTTGAGCGGCGCGGGCGCCACGCTGCTGCCGCAGTCGGCCGCCGCGCGCAACAGCGTGCCGGGGCTGACCGCGGTACCGCTCGCGGTGGCGGCCGGCGGCACGGCGCCGTCGGTCCCGATGGGGATCGTCACCCGCGACGAGGCGCCCGGACCGGTCCTGGCGCGGCTGCTCGACGAGCTGGAGCAGGCGTCGCAGTCGCTCCGGGCGCGGCGCGCCGCGGTCGCGGCGATGGCGGAGGTCGACCTGGCCGAGGCGGCGTGA
- a CDS encoding TetR/AcrR family transcriptional regulator, with product MSHPTYEALLDAGIVVAEREGLAGLSVNRVVAEAGVAKGTFYVHFADREAFVDALHARFHAKVDTAAAAAIAGLEPGAELLVAGVEAYLDVSLSDRAVKALALEARTDPKLSTLMSARHDRFAALTTSSFKAMGWPDAPAAAQLLSAMTQEIAVREFDAGRRLPASRRALRRYLGAT from the coding sequence GTGAGCCACCCGACCTACGAGGCGCTGCTGGACGCGGGGATCGTGGTCGCCGAGCGCGAGGGTCTCGCGGGGCTGAGCGTCAACCGCGTGGTGGCGGAGGCCGGCGTGGCCAAGGGCACGTTCTACGTGCACTTCGCCGACCGCGAGGCGTTCGTCGACGCGCTCCACGCACGCTTCCACGCCAAGGTCGACACAGCGGCCGCCGCCGCGATCGCCGGCCTGGAGCCGGGCGCGGAGCTGCTCGTCGCCGGGGTCGAGGCCTACCTCGACGTCTCGCTCAGCGACCGCGCGGTCAAGGCGCTGGCGCTCGAGGCCCGGACCGACCCCAAGTTGTCCACCTTGATGAGCGCGCGCCACGACCGCTTCGCCGCGCTGACGACGTCGTCGTTCAAGGCGATGGGCTGGCCCGACGCGCCCGCCGCGGCGCAGCTGCTGTCGGCGATGACGCAGGAGATCGCGGTGCGCGAGTTCGATGCGGGCCGCCGCCTGCCGGCCTCACGGCGCGCGCTGCGCCGCTACCTGGGAGCGACATGA
- a CDS encoding alpha/beta fold hydrolase has translation MLLDTPHGSIAYDIRGDAAALPIVLLASGAHDRHDYDALRDRLPTNTYKTIALDWPGHGESPLRDDNASPRLRHGGSPLDGELSAMRCADVTEAAVEALAPGGAIVVGNSVGGFSAARLALRRPELVKGLVLIDSGGFVGAPPHVRAFCRLMARPGFLKAIYPTFARRYMRARTDADRAALAAGIATTRADPGLRAVAGLWRSFASPAHDLRADAPRIAAPTLVIHGRRDPVIPLRTAKATAAAIPGAELHVLDTGHVPHTTEPDAVAALLIPFAEAEATA, from the coding sequence ATGCTGCTCGACACGCCCCATGGCTCCATCGCCTACGACATCCGCGGCGACGCCGCGGCGCTCCCGATCGTCCTGCTCGCCTCCGGCGCCCACGACCGCCACGACTACGACGCCCTCCGCGACCGCCTCCCCACCAACACCTACAAGACGATCGCCCTCGACTGGCCCGGCCACGGCGAGTCACCGCTGAGAGACGACAACGCCTCTCCGCGGCTCAGGCACGGTGGGTCGCCGCTGGACGGCGAGCTGAGCGCCATGCGCTGCGCCGACGTGACCGAGGCGGCAGTGGAGGCGCTGGCCCCTGGCGGCGCGATCGTCGTGGGCAACTCGGTCGGCGGCTTCTCCGCCGCGCGTCTGGCGCTGCGCCGGCCGGAGTTGGTGAAGGGGTTGGTCCTGATCGACTCCGGCGGCTTCGTCGGCGCGCCGCCGCACGTCCGGGCGTTCTGCCGGCTGATGGCACGGCCCGGGTTCCTGAAGGCCATCTACCCCACGTTCGCCCGCCGCTACATGCGGGCGCGCACCGACGCCGACCGCGCCGCGCTCGCCGCCGGGATCGCGACGACGCGCGCCGACCCGGGCTTGCGCGCGGTCGCCGGCCTCTGGCGCTCGTTCGCGTCGCCCGCGCACGACCTGCGCGCCGACGCTCCGCGGATCGCGGCGCCGACGCTGGTGATCCACGGCCGCAGGGATCCGGTGATCCCGCTGCGCACCGCGAAGGCGACGGCAGCGGCGATCCCGGGTGCGGAGCTCCACGTCCTCGACACCGGCCACGTGCCGCACACGACCGAGCCGGACGCGGTCGCCGCGCTGCTGATCCCGTTCGCCGAGGCTGAAGCCACCGCGTAG
- a CDS encoding PAS domain-containing protein, giving the protein MNNNALGFGSGGDPVLAALVESIADAVYAVDHEGRVQFANGAAVRMLGYDDEAQLLGQPSHATIHHHKPDGTPFPEDACPLLRPRVTGEVVRVEEDWFVRRDGTFVPVAYSSAPVDTPEGRGAVVVFQDITERRAAAAARLRERATHASRARIVEAALDERRRLGRDLHDGAQQRLTNIALAAQIARRSEDPAEVGEMLGAVVEETQAAIDELRALGAGLHPAVLTHRGLLGAVESLTARTPVPVALDVTRERFPDLVEATAYFVIAEALANVAKHAGAEHTRVEVAREGELLRILVEDDGRGGADPSGSGLSGLADRVAAVDGALTVAAGVDGRGTRVEATLPARGPDLAG; this is encoded by the coding sequence ATGAACAACAACGCGCTGGGGTTCGGCAGCGGTGGCGATCCGGTCCTCGCCGCGCTCGTCGAGTCGATCGCCGACGCGGTCTACGCGGTCGACCACGAGGGGCGCGTGCAGTTCGCCAACGGCGCGGCGGTGCGGATGCTCGGCTACGACGACGAGGCGCAGCTGCTCGGGCAGCCGTCGCACGCGACCATCCACCATCACAAGCCCGACGGCACGCCGTTCCCGGAGGACGCGTGCCCGCTGCTGCGCCCGCGCGTGACCGGCGAGGTCGTGCGCGTCGAGGAGGACTGGTTCGTGCGCCGCGACGGGACGTTCGTCCCGGTGGCCTACAGCTCGGCGCCGGTCGACACGCCCGAGGGCCGCGGCGCGGTCGTCGTCTTCCAGGACATCACCGAGCGCCGCGCGGCCGCGGCGGCGCGCCTGCGGGAGCGGGCGACGCACGCCTCGCGCGCCCGGATCGTCGAGGCCGCGCTGGACGAGCGCCGGCGCCTGGGCCGCGACCTCCACGACGGCGCCCAGCAGCGGCTGACGAACATCGCGCTCGCCGCGCAGATCGCCCGGCGCAGCGAGGATCCCGCCGAGGTGGGGGAGATGCTCGGCGCCGTCGTGGAGGAGACGCAGGCCGCGATCGACGAGCTGCGCGCGCTCGGCGCCGGGCTGCACCCGGCGGTCCTGACGCACCGCGGGCTGCTCGGCGCGGTCGAGTCGCTGACCGCGCGCACGCCGGTCCCGGTGGCGCTCGACGTCACGCGCGAGCGCTTCCCGGACCTCGTCGAGGCGACCGCGTACTTCGTGATCGCCGAGGCGCTCGCCAACGTGGCCAAGCACGCGGGCGCGGAGCACACGCGCGTCGAGGTGGCGCGCGAGGGCGAGTTGTTGAGGATCTTGGTCGAGGACGACGGGCGCGGCGGCGCCGACCCGTCCGGCTCCGGCCTGTCCGGGCTGGCCGACCGGGTGGCGGCGGTCGACGGCGCGCTGACGGTGGCCGCCGGCGTGGACGGGCGCGGGACGCGCGTCGAGGCGACGCTCCCCGCGCGCGGGCCGGACCTCGCCGGCTAG